The genomic stretch CGGCACGGCCGATTGCATGATGGACGGCTCTTTGACGCGCCGCCGGGTGGGGTGGGTGTACGTCGCGATGATGGCGATCCGCATTGGAGGACAATGAAGGATGTTTCACGGGTGGCAAAAAGATGCGGCCCGCGTCCCTGGCGGAATGCCAGGGCGGGTGTGGCAAAGTGCCAGGGTTCAGAAGGGTCTAGGGCGGGGGGGCTTCCGGGAGCATCCGGGTACGCAGGTTGCTAAGGGCTGGATGGACCGCCATGCGCCACACGCTGATTCCCATCCTTCTGTTGTGCGTGGCACTGGCAAGCGTGGGAGCAGGCGTCCTCACGGTCATCCGGCATAACCGGGCCGAGCTGGTTCGGCAATTCACTGTGGATCGCCAGGCGCAGCTCACCGAGGCGACCCGGGGCGTGACGGACTCACTGGAGCAGATTGGCGAGGACCTGAGCTTCGCCGGAGAGCTGCTCTCCCAGCCGGGCCCGCTGGAGGAGCACCGCCGGGAGCTGCGGGCGCTGTTGGAGGTCGTCGGGCAGTTCAAGGCCATCGCAGTCTACGACGCGCAAGGCACGGAGCGGCTGCGCCTGGTGGACCGGCGCGCGGAGCCCCGGGTGGCCCAGGGGCAGCTCTTTCCCCGGATGGCGGAGCTGGTGCCCCTGGCGCTCCAGAGCCCGCCGGGCGACATCACCAGCTCCCCGCCGCTCGAAGAGGCGGGGGGCGCCTGGCTGCGCGTCCTGGCCACCGCCATCCCCCGCGATGAAGGGGGACCCGGGGGCGTGGTGGCGGTGCTGGTGGACATGGAGTCCTTCTTTCTCCCCTTGCGGATCGTCACCTCGGATTCCGAGGCGCGCCTGCTGCTCATCGGCGCCCATGGCCGCCCCAGCCCCGCGAGTGATCCAGTGCTGGCGGACTGGTACCAGCGGGTGGCGGGGGACACCGGGCCCATGACCCTGTATGCCTCGCTTGCTGAGAAAATGAGGAAGGGGGAGCGGGGCACGCTCTTGCTGGGTGAGCAGGAAGCGTCCCGGCTCGGGCTGGGCACCGCGGAGGCGGTAGCGGCCTTCACGCCCATTCCGCTCAAGGGGGGCAGTCACTGGTCGGCGGCCACCCTGGTGTCCACGGCCGCGCTGCGCTCGCATGAGCGGGGGCTCGTGCTGCGGCTGTCGCTGGCGGCCCTGCTGGTCGCGCTCTTCCTGGTCGCCTTTGGCGTTTATGTCGTGGTGGCCCAGCGCCGCGCGGTGGCGCTGCGGGAGAGCCGCCGGCACGCGGACCGGCTCGCGCACCTGCATGACAAGACGCAGAAGATCCTCGACCACATTCCCACCGGGGTGCTGGCCCTCACCGCCGAGGGCCGGGTGAGCGCGGTGAACCAGCCGCTGCGGGCCCGGCTGCCCCCGGACGCGATTGGCTCCCCGCTGGCCTCCACGTTTCCGCAGGCACCGGAGCCGGTGGTGGCCCGGCTGACGGCGCTCGTGGAGGCCGCCGCGGGCGAGGCGCGGGTGCGCAGCCTGCTGGGCGAGCCGCTCACGCTGTTCGGCGAGGAAGGGCAGTACAACCTTCACGCCGTGCCGCTGGAGGCGAGGGATTCCGAGGTCCGCACCCTGCTGGTCATCGAGGATTTGAGCAACGTCCGGGCCCTGGAGACCCAGCTGCTGCGCGCCGAGAAGCTCGCCACGGTGGGGGTGCTCGCCGCAGGCATCGCCCATGAGATTGGCACGCCGCTGGGCGTGGTGCGGGGCCGCGCCGAGTATGTGCTCGGCAAGCTCGGCGCCGCGCATCCCCAGGCGGCGGGCGTGGGCGTCATCGTCGATCAGATTGACCAGGTAAGCCGGACCATCCGCCAGCTCCTGGACTTCTCGCGGCTGCAACCGGCGGTGGCGCGGCCCGTGGCCCTGAGCAGGCTCCTGCGCGACGTGTATGAGCTGCTGCGCCTGGAGGCGGAGCGGCGGCAGGTGGTGCTGGAGCTGGACGTGCCCGAGGGGCTGCCCCTGCTGGCCGCGGATCCCGATCAGCTCCAACAGGCCCTGGTGAACCTGGTCCTCAACGCGTGTGACGCCTGCAGCGCGGGCGGGCGGGTGCAGCTGTCCGCGGCGGCTCCGGATGGCTCCCCGGCGGGGGCGTGGGGCTTCGTGACGCTGTCGGTGCGGGACGATGGGTGCGGCATTCCCGCGGAGAGCCGCAACCAGGTGTTCGATCCGTTCTTCACGACGAAGAAGCGGGGCCAGGGCACGGGGCTCGGCCTGGCGATCGTCGCGCAGATTGTCCGCAACCACGGGGGCCGCCTGGAGCTGGAGAGCGAGCCGGGCCAGGGAACCTGTTTCACGTTGCTGTGGCCCGTGGCCGGGCCGGCAATCGGAGAGGAGCGGCATGTCAACCCAGGCACGCATCCTGGTGGTGGATGACCATCTGGAGATGGGGCGGATGTTGCAGGAGCCCCTCACGGACGAAGGCTACGCGGTGGAGCTCGCCACGAGCGGGGCGGAGGCCATCCGGCTCTTCCGCTCGGGCCCGTTCGACGCCGTCCTGAGCGACTTGCGGATGGAGGAGGTGGACGGCTTCGACGTGCTGGCCGCCGTGCAGGCGGTGGACCCCGAGGTGCCCGTGCTGCTGATGACGGCCTTCGGGGGCGTGGAGAACGCCGTGGAGGCGATGAAGCGGGGGGCCTGGCACTACTTCACCAAGCCCTTCCGGCTGGACGAGGTGCTCATCTACCTGCGCCGGGCGCTGGAGGACCGGCGGCTGCGCCGGGAGAACCGCACCCTGCGCCAGGTGGCGGGGCGCACGGGGCTGGGCGCCCTGGTGGGCCACAGCGCCCCCATGCGAAGCCTGTACGAGCTCGTCGAGCGGGTGGCCCACTCGGAGGCCTCGGTGCTGATTCGGGGCGAGAGCGGCTGTGGCAAGGAGCTGGTGGCGCGCGCGCTGCACACCGAGGGCGAGCGGGCCGCCGCGCCGTTCGTGGCCGTCAACTGCACGGCGCTGCCCCCGGCGCTGCTGGAGAGCGAGCTCTTCGGCCACGTGAAGGGGGCCTTCACGGGGGCCACCACGGCCCGGCGGGGCCTCTTCGTCGAGGCCGACAAGGGAACGCTCTTCCTGGACGAGATTGGCGACATGCCCGCCGAGCTTCAGGCCAAGCTGCTCCGGGTGCTGGAGGACGGCGAGGTGCGGGCGGTGGGCGCGGACGCCAGCCGCACGGTGGATGTGCGCATCGTGGCCGCCACGCACCAGGAGCTGGAGGCCCGGGTGAAGGAGGGCAAGTTCCGGGCGGACCTCTTCTACCGGCTCAACGTCGTCACCCTGCGGTTGCCCACCCTGCGCGAGCGGCGGGAGGACATTCCCCTGCTGGCCGAGCACTTCATCGCCCGGTCCCGGGCGCGCAATCCCCGCTCGAAGGTGACGGGCTTCTCCCCGGAGGTGATCGCCGCGCTGGGGGGCATGCCCTGGCCCGGCAACGTCCGCGAGCTGGAGAACCTGGTGGAGCGGCTGGTGGTGCTCGTGCCGCGGGAGACGGTGGAGCTGGCGGACCTCAAGCTGCACGCCCCCGAGATGGAGCCCGAGGCCCACCCGCTCGTGCTGGCCCAGGACTCCCTGTGGCCGCTGCGCCGGCTGGAGAGCGAGTACATCGCCTGGGTGGTGGCCCGCTGTGGCGGCAACAAGACGCGCGCGGCGGAGCTGCTCGGCATCGACGTCTCGACCATCCACCGCCGGGACCGCGAGAAGGGAAGTGGCAATCCGCCACGATAGGCTGGCGGGATACCCCGGAGCGGGGGGCCCTGGAGGAGCCTTCCGAGGGAAGATGGATGGGCATGGGGGTTGCTTGAGAGGGACGCATGCGCTCTTTCCTGCTTCCCTGCATCGTGCTCGCGCTCGGCGCGAGTGCGTGTGCCACGAAGTCCGTGGCCACGGTCTCCTCCAACGAGGGTCTCTCGGGCCGGGGGCCGCCCTCCCCCCCGCCGCCTGCGCCGGTGCCCCCCCAACCGTCCGTTTCCGGCGAGGACGCCGGGCTGTCGTCGCTGACGTTCGGCCCCATCTACTACGAGCTGGACTCCACCACGTTGCGGCCCGAGTCGCGGGACACGCTGGACCGGCTCGCCGAGGCCTTGCGGCGGCGGCCTGGGGCCCAGGTGACGATCTCCGGGCACACCTGTGAGCTGGGCACCACGGAGTACAACCTGGCCCTGGGGCAGCGCCGGGCGGCGATGGCGAAGGACTACCTGGTGAAGCTCGGCGTGGGGCGCAACGCCATCACGGTGGTCTCCTACGGCGAGGAGAGCCCGGCGGCGCAGGGGAGCGGTGAAGACGTCTGGTCCCGGAATCGCCGCAGCGAGTTCAACCTCTCGGTGGCCCAGGCGAGGCTGGATGCGCGCTGACGCCTGCGAGGTGGCCCGGAAGGAGGACGCCCCACGTCCCGCCCAGGTCCTGCTGCTGGGGGCCGACGGCTCACTCGTCTCGCTCCTGTCGGATGTGCTCGGGGAAGCGGGCATCACCGTGCGCACGGAGGACGCGCGCGGGGAGCGGCCCAAGGCGGTGCTGGTGATGGTGCAGCGGGGCGGCAACATCCTGAGCGCCCTGCAATGCGCCCAGGACACCTTCAGCCCTGCGCCCATCTTCATCCTGCTGCCGTTCGCCGATGAGCGGCTGGCGCAGCTCGCGCTGCGGCTGGGGGCCCACGGCTGTTTCGCCCTGGGGCAGCCCATGGAGGAACTGCGGCGCATGGTGCTCGTGGGGCTCTCGGGCGGGGCGGGGGAAAGGCCATGAGCGGCGCCAGCCCAAGCCCAGCGGCCACCCAGGCCGAGAACACGCTGTTCCAGGAGGATGGGGTACTGGTGACCACCGAGCGGCTGGTCGCGGGGGGCCGGGCCTGGCCTCTGAGGGAGGTGCTGCGCGTGGAGGCCATCCACCAGTCGCCCCGGGTGGTGCCGCTCCTGATCCTCCTGGGCGCGAGCACGGTGCTGGGGCTTCCCTCCATCATGACCGCCATGGTGGCCCGCGATGCGCTCGGCCCGGGCATCTACGAGGCGGCCCTGGGGTGCATGGCGGTGGTGGCCTTCGGCTCCATCGCGGGCCTGCTCCTGGCGCAGGACCAGTACTGGCTGGTCCTGCGGACGCGGGGCAGCGCGCGGCGGGTCCTCCTCAGCCGGGACCCCGAGCACATCTCACGGCTCGCGCAAGGCGTGACCGAGGCGCTCCGGGTGGCACGTCCACGGTCCTGAGCGAGGCCTTCAGCGGTACGTCAGCAGGCCTGGCTCACCGGCCAGCTCCAGGTGGGTCACGTTGTTGAAGCCAGCCAGCGCCAGGCCATCCCGGCGCACCCTCAGCTCGGTGACCGAGGCGTTGTAGATGCTCCAGTTGAGCGCCAGGGTCTTCTCCAGGGACAGGCCCAGCGCCACCTGCACGGCGAGGGAGATGGGGCCTCCGGAGCTGACGGCGACGATGCGCTCGTGGCCAGAGCGGGCCAGCCGCTCCAGGCCGGCCTGGACGCGGGCCTGGAAGGCGTGCCACGTCTCGAACGCGGGCCGCTCATGCGGGGTGCCGTCCACCCAGTGCTGCATCACCTGCGTGAAGAGGCCCTGGAACTGGCGGTTGTCTCCGAGCAGGGGGGCGAGCGTCTCCTGGGTGAGCCCCCGGTCCGCCATCACCCGGGGCAGGTAGGCGCCGAGGATGGCCTCGTGGTCATACTCGTTGAAGCCCTCGTGGGCCTCGGCGGGGGAGCCGCCCTCCAGTCCCTGGAGCATCGCGGCGAGCGTGGAGCGCTGCCGGTCCAGGGAACCGCTGAGCCAGGTATCGGCGCGAAAGCCCATGCGCCGCAGGTGCTGGCCGAGCAGGAGGGCCTGGCGCTCGCCCAGGGGGGAAAGCCGGTCATAGTGGCCGGTTCCGAAGGAAGCCTGGCCGTGGCGGACGAGGTAGATGCGCGTCATGGGGGCAATTCTCGACAATACCGCCTGCTCCGAAAGGAAGGGGAGCCGGCAGAGCGAAGCAGGCAGGTGTGACTTCAATCCCCAGGAGGCAGCGACGGTGCTACAAGCCCCTTCACCGTGAAAGAGACCTCCGCCAATAACACGTTTGAGTCGCTGGGCCTGGTGCCCCCCCTCGTCGAGGCGCTAAGCGCCCTGGGGTACGAAGAGCCCACGCCCATCCAGCGCGCCGCGCTCCCCCCGCTGCTCGAGGGCAAGGATCTGCTGGGAATCGCCGCGACGGGCACGGGAAAGACGGCGGCCTTCTCGCTCCCGCTCCTCCAGCAGATCACCCCGGGGGCGCACGCCCCGTTCACCACCTCGGCGCTGGTGCTGGTGCCCACGCGGGAGCTGGCCATGCAGGTGGCCGAGGCCATTCACCGCTACGGCCAGAAGCTCGGCATCAGCGTGGTGCCGCTGTACGGCGGCCAGGTGATCAGCCAGCAGCTCCGGGCGCTCAAGCGCGGGGTGGACGTGGTGGTGGCGACCCCGGGCCGGGCGTTGGACCACCTCCAGCGCAAGACGCTCAAGCTGGAGCAGGTGCGCGTCGTGGTGCTCGACGAGGCGGACGAGATGCTCGACATGGGCTTCGCCGAGGACCTCGAGGCCATCCTGTCCGCCACGCCGGAGAAGCGGCAGACGGCGCTCTTCTCCGCGACGCTGCCCCCGCGCATCGCGAGCATCGCCGAGCGCCACCTGCGCGAGCCGGTGCGCGTGCGCATCGCCCGCGAGAAGGTGGAGTCGGGCGAGCTGCCGCGCGTGAGGCAGACGGCCTACATCGTCCAGAGGCCCTTCAAGGTGCCCACCCTGAGCCGGGTGCTCGACGTGGAGGCGCCCACGGCGGCCATCGTCTTCTGCCGCACCCGGACCGAGGTGGACGAGCTGACCCTCTCGCTCAACGGCCACGGCTGGAGGGCCCTCGCACTCCACGGCGGCATGAGCCAGGAGCAGCGCGACCGGGTCATCAAGCAGCTGAAGTCCCACTCGGCGGACCTGCTGGTGGCCACGGACGTGGCGGCGCGGGGCCTGGACATCTCCCGGCTGTCCCACGTGGTGAACTTCGACGTGCCCAATGCGCCCGAGGCGTACGTGCACCGCATCGGCCGCACGGGCCGGGCCGGCCGGGAGGGCGTGGCCATCACGCTCGTGGAGCCCCGGGAGCACCGGCTCCTGCGCAACATCGAGAAGCTCACGGGCCAGCGCATCGAGGTGGCCACGGTGCCCACCGTGGCGGACCTGCGCGCCAAGCGGCTGGAGCTCACCCGGGCCTCGCTCCGGGAGGCGCTGGAGGCGGGCGGGCTCGACTCCTTCCGGGGACTGGTGGAGGGGCTGGCCGCCGAGTTCGACGTGATGGAGGTGGCCGCCGCAG from Stigmatella aurantiaca encodes the following:
- a CDS encoding sensor histidine kinase; the protein is MRHTLIPILLLCVALASVGAGVLTVIRHNRAELVRQFTVDRQAQLTEATRGVTDSLEQIGEDLSFAGELLSQPGPLEEHRRELRALLEVVGQFKAIAVYDAQGTERLRLVDRRAEPRVAQGQLFPRMAELVPLALQSPPGDITSSPPLEEAGGAWLRVLATAIPRDEGGPGGVVAVLVDMESFFLPLRIVTSDSEARLLLIGAHGRPSPASDPVLADWYQRVAGDTGPMTLYASLAEKMRKGERGTLLLGEQEASRLGLGTAEAVAAFTPIPLKGGSHWSAATLVSTAALRSHERGLVLRLSLAALLVALFLVAFGVYVVVAQRRAVALRESRRHADRLAHLHDKTQKILDHIPTGVLALTAEGRVSAVNQPLRARLPPDAIGSPLASTFPQAPEPVVARLTALVEAAAGEARVRSLLGEPLTLFGEEGQYNLHAVPLEARDSEVRTLLVIEDLSNVRALETQLLRAEKLATVGVLAAGIAHEIGTPLGVVRGRAEYVLGKLGAAHPQAAGVGVIVDQIDQVSRTIRQLLDFSRLQPAVARPVALSRLLRDVYELLRLEAERRQVVLELDVPEGLPLLAADPDQLQQALVNLVLNACDACSAGGRVQLSAAAPDGSPAGAWGFVTLSVRDDGCGIPAESRNQVFDPFFTTKKRGQGTGLGLAIVAQIVRNHGGRLELESEPGQGTCFTLLWPVAGPAIGEERHVNPGTHPGGG
- a CDS encoding sigma-54-dependent transcriptional regulator, giving the protein MSTQARILVVDDHLEMGRMLQEPLTDEGYAVELATSGAEAIRLFRSGPFDAVLSDLRMEEVDGFDVLAAVQAVDPEVPVLLMTAFGGVENAVEAMKRGAWHYFTKPFRLDEVLIYLRRALEDRRLRRENRTLRQVAGRTGLGALVGHSAPMRSLYELVERVAHSEASVLIRGESGCGKELVARALHTEGERAAAPFVAVNCTALPPALLESELFGHVKGAFTGATTARRGLFVEADKGTLFLDEIGDMPAELQAKLLRVLEDGEVRAVGADASRTVDVRIVAATHQELEARVKEGKFRADLFYRLNVVTLRLPTLRERREDIPLLAEHFIARSRARNPRSKVTGFSPEVIAALGGMPWPGNVRELENLVERLVVLVPRETVELADLKLHAPEMEPEAHPLVLAQDSLWPLRRLESEYIAWVVARCGGNKTRAAELLGIDVSTIHRRDREKGSGNPPR
- a CDS encoding OmpA family protein is translated as MRSFLLPCIVLALGASACATKSVATVSSNEGLSGRGPPSPPPPAPVPPQPSVSGEDAGLSSLTFGPIYYELDSTTLRPESRDTLDRLAEALRRRPGAQVTISGHTCELGTTEYNLALGQRRAAMAKDYLVKLGVGRNAITVVSYGEESPAAQGSGEDVWSRNRRSEFNLSVAQARLDAR
- a CDS encoding transcriptional regulator, which translates into the protein MRADACEVARKEDAPRPAQVLLLGADGSLVSLLSDVLGEAGITVRTEDARGERPKAVLVMVQRGGNILSALQCAQDTFSPAPIFILLPFADERLAQLALRLGAHGCFALGQPMEELRRMVLVGLSGGAGERP
- a CDS encoding DUF6232 family protein yields the protein MSGASPSPAATQAENTLFQEDGVLVTTERLVAGGRAWPLREVLRVEAIHQSPRVVPLLILLGASTVLGLPSIMTAMVARDALGPGIYEAALGCMAVVAFGSIAGLLLAQDQYWLVLRTRGSARRVLLSRDPEHISRLAQGVTEALRVARPRS
- a CDS encoding histidine phosphatase family protein; the encoded protein is MTRIYLVRHGQASFGTGHYDRLSPLGERQALLLGQHLRRMGFRADTWLSGSLDRQRSTLAAMLQGLEGGSPAEAHEGFNEYDHEAILGAYLPRVMADRGLTQETLAPLLGDNRQFQGLFTQVMQHWVDGTPHERPAFETWHAFQARVQAGLERLARSGHERIVAVSSGGPISLAVQVALGLSLEKTLALNWSIYNASVTELRVRRDGLALAGFNNVTHLELAGEPGLLTYR
- a CDS encoding DEAD/DEAH box helicase — protein: MKETSANNTFESLGLVPPLVEALSALGYEEPTPIQRAALPPLLEGKDLLGIAATGTGKTAAFSLPLLQQITPGAHAPFTTSALVLVPTRELAMQVAEAIHRYGQKLGISVVPLYGGQVISQQLRALKRGVDVVVATPGRALDHLQRKTLKLEQVRVVVLDEADEMLDMGFAEDLEAILSATPEKRQTALFSATLPPRIASIAERHLREPVRVRIAREKVESGELPRVRQTAYIVQRPFKVPTLSRVLDVEAPTAAIVFCRTRTEVDELTLSLNGHGWRALALHGGMSQEQRDRVIKQLKSHSADLLVATDVAARGLDISRLSHVVNFDVPNAPEAYVHRIGRTGRAGREGVAITLVEPREHRLLRNIEKLTGQRIEVATVPTVADLRAKRLELTRASLREALEAGGLDSFRGLVEGLAAEFDVMEVAAAAVKLLQEARDAGHSQAEEEIPLVAPPTEKRSRTDKPPKGAPPERKGKGEAPADRPRSAEKGPPRRGTSPDWDITRLYIGAGRRLGIRPADLVGAIAGEAGLESSQIGAIQIADTFSLVEVPEAHANEIVSALRQTTLRGRKITVRRDRG